The Pantoea vagans genome includes a window with the following:
- a CDS encoding phosphatase PAP2 family protein: MSWKTLTYFGDSMLLIPTAVIIALILPWKSDNRQTVWYWLLAFGLAGLLVSISKILFLGFGIGSARFNFTGFSGHSAMSATLWPVMMWLVSGRFPAFWRTVTIGVGYLIPMMVGFSRLVIHAHSFSEVLTGLMLGFTLSSAFLVTQRRTALKGFSLAQVCVALLVPVVLMGHGRVATTQQFLERFSANLAGLEKPFTRADLYRQ; the protein is encoded by the coding sequence ATGAGCTGGAAAACCCTGACCTATTTTGGTGACAGCATGCTGTTGATCCCCACTGCGGTGATCATCGCGCTGATACTGCCCTGGAAAAGCGACAACCGCCAAACCGTGTGGTATTGGCTGCTGGCCTTTGGTCTGGCGGGTTTGCTGGTCAGCATCTCAAAAATCCTGTTTCTCGGCTTTGGCATTGGTAGCGCCAGATTTAACTTCACCGGTTTCAGCGGACACAGTGCCATGTCAGCGACACTCTGGCCGGTGATGATGTGGCTGGTCTCCGGCCGCTTCCCTGCTTTTTGGCGTACCGTCACCATTGGTGTGGGATATCTTATCCCGATGATGGTGGGCTTCTCGCGCCTGGTCATCCATGCTCACTCCTTTAGCGAAGTGTTAACCGGCCTGATGCTGGGCTTCACCTTGAGCAGCGCCTTCCTGGTCACTCAACGCCGCACCGCGCTAAAAGGGTTTAGTCTGGCGCAAGTGTGTGTGGCGTTATTAGTGCCGGTGGTATTAATGGGCCATGGCCGCGTTGCCACCACGCAGCAATTTCTCGAACGTTTTTCCGCCAATCTCGCCGGTTTAGAAAAGCCCTTCACCCGCGCGGATCTTTACCGCCAGTAA
- the udk gene encoding uridine kinase has translation MTDKSHQCVIVGIAGASASGKSLIASTLYREIRDQVGDEHIGVIPEDAYYKDQSHLTMEERVKTNYDHPSAMDHDLLLQHLRALKAGQDIELPVYSYVEHTRTSDCIHLKPKKVIILEGILLLTDSRLRQEMNFSIFVDTPLDICLMRRMKRDVNERGRSMDSVMSQYQKTVRPMFLQFIEPSKQYADIIVPRGGKNRIAIDILKAKINQYL, from the coding sequence ATGACTGACAAGTCTCATCAGTGCGTGATCGTTGGCATTGCAGGTGCATCCGCATCCGGAAAAAGTCTTATTGCCAGCACGCTCTATCGTGAAATCCGTGACCAGGTCGGTGACGAGCATATCGGTGTCATCCCCGAAGATGCCTACTATAAAGATCAGAGCCACCTCACCATGGAAGAGAGGGTGAAAACCAACTATGACCATCCGAGCGCGATGGATCACGACCTGCTGTTGCAGCACTTGCGTGCTTTAAAGGCAGGGCAGGACATTGAGTTGCCGGTTTACAGCTATGTTGAACATACCCGCACCAGCGACTGCATTCACCTCAAACCGAAAAAAGTCATTATCCTTGAAGGGATCCTGCTGCTAACGGATTCGCGCCTGCGTCAGGAGATGAACTTCTCGATTTTCGTGGATACGCCGCTGGATATCTGCCTGATGCGCCGTATGAAGCGTGACGTCAATGAGCGCGGTCGCTCGATGGACTCGGTCATGAGCCAGTACCAGAAAACCGTGCGTCCGATGTTCCTGCAATTTATTGAGCCTTCGAAGCAGTACGCTGACATTATCGTGCCGCGCGGCGGGAAAAACCGCATCGCCATCGATATCCTCAAGGCAAAAATCAACCAGTATCTTTAA
- the dcd gene encoding dCTP deaminase has translation MRLCDRDIEAWLDNGKLAIEPRPPLERINGATVDVRLGNQFRTFSGHTAPFIDLSGPKHEVSAALDRVMSDEIVLPEGEAFFLHPGELALAVTLESVTIPDDLVGWLDGRSSLARLGLMVHVTAHRIDPGWQGRIVLEFYNSGKLPLALRPGMLIGALSFEPLSGPAARPYNRREDAKYRGQQGADASRIDKD, from the coding sequence ATGAGATTGTGCGATCGCGATATTGAAGCGTGGCTCGACAACGGTAAATTAGCCATTGAACCACGCCCACCCTTGGAACGCATTAATGGTGCCACCGTGGATGTGCGCCTTGGCAACCAGTTCCGTACCTTTAGTGGTCATACGGCACCCTTTATCGATTTGAGTGGTCCAAAACACGAAGTCAGTGCGGCTTTGGATCGTGTGATGAGCGACGAAATCGTGCTGCCGGAAGGCGAAGCCTTCTTCTTGCACCCCGGTGAGTTGGCGCTGGCGGTCACGCTGGAGTCGGTGACGATTCCAGATGACTTAGTGGGCTGGCTGGATGGACGTTCTTCACTGGCTCGTCTGGGCCTGATGGTGCATGTCACCGCGCACCGTATCGATCCCGGCTGGCAGGGGCGCATCGTCCTCGAGTTCTACAACTCCGGTAAGCTCCCCCTGGCATTACGTCCAGGCATGTTGATTGGTGCTTTGAGCTTTGAGCCGCTGTCTGGCCCGGCTGCACGTCCGTATAACCGCCGCGAAGATGCAAAATATCGTGGTCAGCAGGGCGCAGACGCGAGCCGTATCGACAAAGACTGA